The Nocardia sp. NBC_00508 nucleotide sequence GTGCGGTTCACCACGATGATCCGGCCGATTCCCGCGCGCGAAAGATGCGCTACCGCAAGGCCGCCCATCGCGCCCGCCCCGACGACCGCGGCCGTCCGACCGGCCAGCGGCCCGAGGACGTGCTGCGCACGATCCAGCGCCACCGACACCACCGAAGCGCCCGCGCGATCGATCCCGGTCTCCGCGTGCACCCGCTTGCCGACCCGCAGTGCGTGCTGGGCCAGCTCGTGCAGGGTCCGCCCAACGGCCTGCTGCGCGTCGGCGGAGGCATAGGCGCCCCGAATCTGACTGAGCACCTGCTGCTCGCCGACCACCATCGAGTCCAGGCCGCTGGCCACCGCGAACAGATGCTCGGCGGCGGCCTCGGAGTAGCGGACATAGGCGTGCTTGGTCAGATCGGGCAGTGGGAGGCCGGAGTGCTTGGTCAGCAGGTCGCCGATCTCGGCCAGGCCGCCGTGGAAGGCGTCGACCACCGCGTAGACCTCCACCCGGTTGCACGTGGAGACGATCATCGCCTCGGACACGTGACTGGAGGCGAGCAGGCGATCGATCAGCTTCGGCCGGTCGGCATCGGTGATTGCCACCTTCTCCAGCACCGATACCGGCGCGCTGCGATGCGAGATGCCGACGAGAAGAACACTCATGCGCGCGCCTCGCTAACGCCCGGCACCGCCGTGCCGCGCTGATCGATCCGCTCGCTGCGCTCACTCATGGTGTGACCACCGATCCCTTGCTGCTTGGCTCCGTTGCCGTATGCGGGGTTGCCGAGTGCTGAAGTGCCGGGTGCGCGGACCCCGCGTGCGGCGCCGGCAGATGACGGCCGATGCGGGCCGACCCACCGTGCGCGACCTCCGGTAACGAGGTCTGCTCCGCGTTGCGCACCCGTTCGAAGGAAAGCATCTGCATTTCCACGGCCAGATCCACGCGGCGCACCTCGACCGACTCCGGCGCCACCAGCTCGCACGGAGCGAAGCTCAGGATCGACTGCAAGCCGGCCGCGACAAGGCGATCGCACACGTCCTGGGCCGCGTCGTCGGGAACGGTGATGACCGCGATGGTCGGCTCCAGCTCCGCGACCGCTTCGGCCAGTTCGGCGACATCACCCACCACCAGACCGGCGACCGACATGCCGATCACCTCGGGGTGGCTGTCGAACATGCCGACCACGCTGAATCCGCGCCGCCGGAAGCCGCCGTACCCGACCAGGGCCCGGCCCAGATTTCCCGCACCGACCAGCACCACGCGGTGGCCCTTCGACAGGCCGAGCACGTCCTCGATCCTGGAACGCAGCTTGGCCACGTCGTACCCGACGCCACGAACTCCGTTGGGGCCGAGGAAGGACAGATCCTTGCGCAATTTGGCCGAATTGACACCCGCCGCGACAGCCAGTTCCTCACTCGATACGATGGCAACACCGTCGTCGGCCAACATGGCGAGGACCCGAAGATAGGTAGCCAGCCGCGCGACGGTGGCCTGCGGGATGTCTTTCTGCAGAGCCCTGCCGGAGACGCCGCCTGGCGCCTCATGCTGCTCTGTCACGTCGTCGGCTCCTCGTCCCGGACCCTCGGGCACCGGTTCGTCGTTCGACCCTCTGACCCGGGACGGTCCGGTGCCACGGTGTCGAAGTTTCGGATTTCGGGGCGGCTCCGCAGCCTCGGCATGCGGGTCGCGTGCCACCACCGTAACTGCTTGTGAAGCCCTGCACAAAGTCGGTGAAATTGGCCTCATTTTCCGTCCCGACCAGGGCAGCGGCCGAAACGGGCCGGAAACCGCGTCGCTCAGCGGCTCAGGTCGGCTCGCAACCGGGTCTCGTCGACATCGAAATAGCTGTGTTCGCGGCCGTCGAGCAAGACGACGGGAAGCCGGTCGCCGTACTCCGCACGCAGGCCAGGGTCGGTTGCGGCGGCTTCGTCGACGTCGAGGGTTGCCGGTTGGATACCGAATTCGGCACAGATCACGCGCAGCTGTTCCAGCGCTGTCGCACACAGACCGCAGCGGGCCCGGGTAAGCAATGTCACCGAATGTGTGGGATTGGTCATGACGAATATTTAATCGGGGGCCCGCTCGCCTCGACGGCTCGGTACGCGCCACTCGATGGTGTCGCAGACCGCCTTCTGCGGTGACTGTCACCCGATCCGGCTACTGTTGACATGGTTCGCGCGACGGGCGGAGGTACTGGTGCCGGAACGATCGAAGGTGGCAAGGGCCGGATTCATCGCGGGACGGTTCGGTGAGTTTCCGGCTCGGTGGAATCTGAGCCAGATGGGCCAAGGGCTGCAGGACCAGCTCGCCCGCATCTCGCGCAGCCCCTTCGGCCCGAGCGAAGAGGAATTGCGCGCCAACCTGGCGGGTGAGGCGAGTGCGGACGCCGCGCTGACATTGCACGACGCGGAGCTGGCCGCGGGCGAGGCGGAAGCCGCGGGACCGGAGGCGCCGCGCGACCTGACCGCGGCAGCGTTCTTCGACGTCGACAACACCATGGTGCAGGGCGCGTCGATCGTCCATTTCGCCCGCGGGCTTGCCGCGCGCAAGTACTTCAAGACCTCCGATCTGGTGGACGTGGCCTGGAAGCAGGTGAAGTTCCGGGTCACCGGCAAGGAAAGCAGCACCGACATGGCCAGCGGCAAGGAAAAGGCGCTGGAGTTCATCGCCGGCCGCTCCACCGCCGAACTCGCCGCGCTCGGCGAGGAGATCTATGACGAGATCATCGCCGACAAGATCTGGCCAGGCACCCGCGCGCTCGCCCAGATGCACCTGGACGCGGGCCAGCAGGTATGGCTGGTGACCGCGACACCGGTCGAGCTTGCGCAGGTGATCGCGAAACGGCTCGGTCTGACCGGCGCGCTGGGCACCGTCGCCGAAAGCGTGGACGGGAACTTCACCGGACGTCTGGTCGGTGACATCCTGCACGGCCTCGGCAAGGCGCACGCGGTGCGCACGCTGGCGATCCGCGAAGGCCTGAACCTCAAGCGGTGCACCGCCTACTCCGACAGCCACAACGACGTGCCGATGCTTTCGCTGGTCGGCACCGCGGTGGCGATCAACCCGGATTCGGACCTGCGTGAGGTCGCGAAGAATCGGGGCTGGGAGATCCGCGACTTCCGGACCGGGCGCAAGGCCGCCAAGATCGGCGTGCCGACCGCACTCGCTCTCGGCGCCGCGGGTGGCGCCGTCGCCGCGGCAGTGACCCGCCGCCGCGACAGCAGCTAGCCGTTCACCCCGTGAAGACGTTGCGGCGCTTGGTGAGCAGCTTGTAGAGCGTCTGCTGGATGGTCTCGCGCACCTGGTCGGTGATCTCGAACATGGTCATCGGGTCGTCGGCTGCCTCCGGCTCGTAGCCGGTGGTCGCGATGGGGGTGCCGAACTCGATGTACCACTTCGACGGCAGCGGCATCGCGCCGAGCACGCCCAGGTGCGGGAACAGCGGCGTCACCGGGAAATATGGCAGCCCGAGCAGCCGGGCCAGCGGCTTGAGATCGGCCAGCTTCGGGTAGATCTCCTCGGAACCCACGATGGAGCACGGGATGATCGGCACGCCGGTGCGCACCGCCGCGGCGACGAAACCGCCGCGTCCGAAGCGCTGCAGTTTGTAGCGGTCGGTGTACTGCTTGCCCACGCCCTTGAAGCCTTCCGGGAATACACCGGTCAGCTCACCGGAGCGCAACAGCCGTTCGGCGTCCTCGCGGCAGGCCAGCGTGTGCCCTGCCTTGCGGGCCAGGACCCCGAGGACCGGCATCTCGAAGATCAGGTCGGCGGCGAGCAGGCGCAACGCACGCTGCTTGGGGTGCCTGTCGTGCACGGCCAGCTGCAGCATCAGACCGTCCAGTGGCACGGTGCCCGCGTGGTTGGACACGATCAGTGCGCCGCCCGCTTCGGGGATGTTGTCCATCCCGCTGACCTCCACCCGGAACCACAGGTCCGACAGCGGGCGCAGCGCGGGCAGGATGAGCGACTCGAGCAGGTGCTCGTCGAAACCGAACTCGTCGACCTGGTAATCGCCGGTGAACCTGCGGCGGGCGAAATCGGCGGTCTTGGTGACCTGCTTGCCGAGTGCGCCGCGCACCATTTCCGACACCGACCGCGGCGCGGGCGGCGCCACTGTGGCGCGCCGCTCGATCAGCGACGTCACCGGACTGGGAGCGGAAAGGCGTCGCGGCACAGGCCGCTGGCGCGCCTCTACCTGGAGGTCGTGCAGTTGGATGACCTTTGCTACGTCACTCATTGATGTGCTCCCGTACCGGCCCCGAGCAGGCCGAGCAGTTTGTGTTCTGCGGCGTCGATCCACGCTGGATCGACTACGGGCCGCAACGCTGCGCCCCCGATGAAGTCGTCGAACGCCTGTACCGTCGTCCAGCGCGGCTCGAACCCGAGTTCGGTGCGCATCCGCGTGGTGTCCAGGCCACAACCGAAGTGGAAATAGTCGAGCTGTTCGGTGGAGAACTCGCGCATCACCGGACCCATCAGCAGGCGCCCCGCGGTGCGGAACACCGTGAAGGGCACCGGCAACTCGAGCCGGCCCGCCCGCCGGACCGCCTGCGAGAGCGACAGCGCGCCGTCACCGGCGATGTTGTACGTGCCGCTCGCCGCGTTGCGCGCCGCGAGGGTCAGCGCGGCCACCGCGTCCTCCTCGTGCAGCAGCTGCATCCTGGCGTCCCGGCCGAATACGGTCGGTGTCACCGGCGAACGCAAATATTGCACACCGCGCGCGGCCAGTCGCGGACCCACGATCGGGGCGAAGCGCAGAATTGACGTGGCGATATCGGGACGCCGGCGCGCGAGCCCGCGAACATAACCTTCGATATCGATCAGGTCGCGCGCAAACCCGCCCCGCGGCGGCGTGCGCGCACTCATTTCCTCGCTGAATTTCGCGGGATCCTTTGCGCTGCACCCGTACACCGCCGAGGAGGAGCGCAACACCACCCGGCGCACCGACGGCGCCTTCTGACACACGGCGAACAGCTGCATCGCGCCGAGGACGTTCAGATCCTTCATCACCGCGCGACCGCCGCCCGCTGGGGGGCGGGCCAGCACGGCGGTGTGCACCACCGTGTCCACCCCGCCACCATCGATCACTTTACGGATCAACGGGTTTCGAATGTCGGCGCG carries:
- a CDS encoding redox-sensing transcriptional repressor Rex → MTEQHEAPGGVSGRALQKDIPQATVARLATYLRVLAMLADDGVAIVSSEELAVAAGVNSAKLRKDLSFLGPNGVRGVGYDVAKLRSRIEDVLGLSKGHRVVLVGAGNLGRALVGYGGFRRRGFSVVGMFDSHPEVIGMSVAGLVVGDVAELAEAVAELEPTIAVITVPDDAAQDVCDRLVAAGLQSILSFAPCELVAPESVEVRRVDLAVEMQMLSFERVRNAEQTSLPEVAHGGSARIGRHLPAPHAGSAHPALQHSATPHTATEPSSKGSVVTP
- a CDS encoding glutaredoxin family protein; the protein is MTNPTHSVTLLTRARCGLCATALEQLRVICAEFGIQPATLDVDEAAATDPGLRAEYGDRLPVVLLDGREHSYFDVDETRLRADLSR
- a CDS encoding HAD family hydrolase, with protein sequence MGQGLQDQLARISRSPFGPSEEELRANLAGEASADAALTLHDAELAAGEAEAAGPEAPRDLTAAAFFDVDNTMVQGASIVHFARGLAARKYFKTSDLVDVAWKQVKFRVTGKESSTDMASGKEKALEFIAGRSTAELAALGEEIYDEIIADKIWPGTRALAQMHLDAGQQVWLVTATPVELAQVIAKRLGLTGALGTVAESVDGNFTGRLVGDILHGLGKAHAVRTLAIREGLNLKRCTAYSDSHNDVPMLSLVGTAVAINPDSDLREVAKNRGWEIRDFRTGRKAAKIGVPTALALGAAGGAVAAAVTRRRDSS
- a CDS encoding lysophospholipid acyltransferase family protein gives rise to the protein MSDVAKVIQLHDLQVEARQRPVPRRLSAPSPVTSLIERRATVAPPAPRSVSEMVRGALGKQVTKTADFARRRFTGDYQVDEFGFDEHLLESLILPALRPLSDLWFRVEVSGMDNIPEAGGALIVSNHAGTVPLDGLMLQLAVHDRHPKQRALRLLAADLIFEMPVLGVLARKAGHTLACREDAERLLRSGELTGVFPEGFKGVGKQYTDRYKLQRFGRGGFVAAAVRTGVPIIPCSIVGSEEIYPKLADLKPLARLLGLPYFPVTPLFPHLGVLGAMPLPSKWYIEFGTPIATTGYEPEAADDPMTMFEITDQVRETIQQTLYKLLTKRRNVFTG
- a CDS encoding NAD-dependent epimerase/dehydratase family protein, translated to MGSEGREGHTPRVVLVTGASRFFGGTVVARLAQVPGIERILAVDTMTPGRELQRRMGRAEFVRADIRNPLIRKVIDGGGVDTVVHTAVLARPPAGGGRAVMKDLNVLGAMQLFAVCQKAPSVRRVVLRSSSAVYGCSAKDPAKFSEEMSARTPPRGGFARDLIDIEGYVRGLARRRPDIATSILRFAPIVGPRLAARGVQYLRSPVTPTVFGRDARMQLLHEEDAVAALTLAARNAASGTYNIAGDGALSLSQAVRRAGRLELPVPFTVFRTAGRLLMGPVMREFSTEQLDYFHFGCGLDTTRMRTELGFEPRWTTVQAFDDFIGGAALRPVVDPAWIDAAEHKLLGLLGAGTGAHQ